The sequence AATTATACGAACATAAATTTACGCTATAATTTACTGTACCCATTTACCTCTATTTACCATAGGTATACCTAGCTGTAAATAGTTTATACTTTTTCAACCAAAAGATATTCCAAATAGCTAAAAGCTGTTACAACTAAATTGTTACGATCTTTAGCCTTTTTAGTAAGCTCATTTAATACGTTTTTATTAATTTTTAGTCCTTTAATCATTATCCATTTAGGATTTTTCAGTACTCTCAAATCCTCAAGTGGGTTTTTGGAATTCAATATGAAATTTGCCAATTTACCATTTTCAATAGTTCCAATTTGTGACAATTCTTTATTTGTTTTGGAAGGATTTATTGTTGCTGTTTTTAAAACTTCATAGTTACTTAATCCTGCTTGTTTGTAAAGTAAAAGTTCCTGATGGATAGAGTAGCCAGGGGCCGTTATTCCTATTCCTGATTCAGTTTCGCAAATAATATTTATGCCTGCTTCATTCATTTTTTTAGTATATACAAATGAAATTGATGTTGCTTAAAAATATTCGTTTTAATTGAGTTATTATTTTCTTTTTCGTTTGTCCATCTATTCTATTTTACTATCAACTATTTGAATTAATGGATTTATATAATGTACAGCATTAGATTTCAACTCACTTTCACCTTGTTCAAGCATTTCAAAAATTTTGTAATGACTAGTCAATGTTGGACAAAATGATTTTTGAGTATTCACGAATTTTTGAATTATCGTTTCAAGTTTTAAACTATCAATTTGGTATTCTAATACTTGTTGAACAATTTCTTCTGCGTGTTCAATATTTGTTATTTAAGGTTGAAATTGGTTTAGATACGGTATTTCTCTGCAAGGATAGGCGGCAATGCAAATATTAGAAATTATAGACTGCTCAATAATAGTTACCCTTTGTTAATTTTTTCTTTAAATTCTTCAATTCTTTGTTTATAATGATCATCAGCATTTATTTCATACGCTTTAGTCGCAAATTTTAAGGCATTTTTAAAATCATTATTTCTTTCATAATAATCGGCCATAGAATCGTAGCTGTTGGCACTATTTGGGTAATACTCAATGGTTAGTTCAAAGTACATCTTAGCTCTTTCCATTTGGTCCATATCCATACTCATGTAACCCTGCATATTTATTAAGAATTCAGGAAAAGGAGGTACAGCGTATCCGAAATGTGTTTCAAGTTTACGTTGTCGATACCTTACAATCTTATTAATTTCTTCTGCAGTTGTAGTTGGCATATTATATTTGTCAATATTTTCCGTTTGGTACCATTCAAAAACAGAAATTAAACCATCCATAATGGAAGGAAAGGGAATAGTACCATGTAAATCTCTTTGATAAAACTTCCATTCAAAAGCTAATTGATTTTGCTTATTTTTATTCAATATTTCAGAAAAAGCAATATTAGATCGTGAAAATAAGGTCAAGTCTGTTGTGTCTTTTTTTATTTCATTTAAGGGCACCCCTGAACCTCCCAGAGACATAAATAATGACTTCCCTTTGTAATTAGCGCTTGAAACTTTATCTTTTGCTTCTGTAATTAATCGTTGATTATCCCAATCCAAACTAGGATCAATCGCCAAATAATTGGAAAACAATTCTGGGTGATGAATTAGTGTGTAAATAGTAAATAAACCTCCGTAAGAATGACCAATAAGAGTCCTGAAATTGGTTACAGGGTATTTCTTTTCTATAAAAGGAATTAGTTCAGTCTCTATAAACTTACTAAAATTGACAGCTTCTCCGTTTTCTTGTTTAAAAGGACTTCCATACATCTCAGTTACTTTTGAAGTTGTCAAGTCCGGCATTCTGTTCTTATTGTTTGAAATGCCAATAATAACCATTTCGGGTGTAAAGCCACCACTATAATAGTTTTGTACATCATTCACTGTAGGGAGAAATACTTCACCATCTAAAACAAAAACAACTGGGTATTTTATGTTTTCATCGGGTTTGTAATCCGCAGGGAGTTGTACATAAATTTTTCTAGTTTCTTTTAGCGTATTAGAGTAAAGACTATCTATAGCGCCTACTTTTTGTAAAAACTGTTGGTTTTCATTTCCCTGAGCTTTTACAAATTGTTGAAAAAAAATAATGAGTCCTATTGTCAATACTATTTTTGATCCTTTTGTCATTTTATTGTTTTTAATTATTCTTATTTAATTTTCTATAATTGAGGTTAAAACTCCAATATGAGTAGTAGCGGATTTACACTAACGAATTTTAAAGTTTTACATTGACTATTTTTATAATTAATTCTATGTTTTTAATACTTAAATCACTATTCTCTATAAACAAAGTTGGAAACAGATTTACTCTGCTTATTTTTTAACAATTCATTCAATTTTGTCATTGATTGTTTATTAATAAGTCTGACTGCATTTTACTATTCAAGAGTATATTTTAATTTTTTTTGCTGCTTTATAATCAATTATTTTCCATGATATTCCATGTTAGGAATCGGGTTATCGTTTTTTAGATATTTGTCAAACCAATTAAGGACTTGCTTATCGACTTCAATTTTGTGTTCAGAAATTCCATGATCACCGCCTTCAAACATAATAAGTTTGTATGGAATTCTAAATTTTTCAAATTCTAAAGCAAGTTTTAGGCTTTGCTCTGGTTTTACTCTCCAATCAGATGTTCCGTGGAGCATTAGTATTGGGACTTTTTTAGGGAATTTATCAGCCCATTTAATGGCAGATCTTTTTTCTAGTTCAATTGCTTTATTCTCTTTGTAATTTGTAATTAATTCGGCTAAGACACCTGTTTCCATTTCAGGTCTATCTTCAATTGAAGCATAATTATCTGCGATAGCTCCTCCAACGACTGCTGCTTTAATTTTATCTGATTGGGTTACTGCTAAATATGTCATCATACCGCCACGACTCCAGCCATACATACCTATTTTATTTGTATCGGCAACTTCTATTTCTTTTAAAACTTCTGGTAGAATAGTTATATCGTTAACATCATTACCTCCAAACTCTTCTTGACCTTCGCTACCTCCATTCCCTCTGTATTGACTTGCAATAACTACATAACCTTCTTTAGCGATTTGACCAAGTGTAATTGCTCCATGTGCTATTTTTAGGACTCCAAAGTCTCTATTTCCACCTCTATTATATATTATACAAGGATATTTTCCTTGTTTCTTAGGTTTAACTAAAAGCCCATTTATTTTTAGACCATCACTTAAATATGTGATAGTATAAATTTCAATACTATCTAAATATTTAAATTGGTTTTTAAATTCTGTTTGACCGTCTTTCACTTCAGTTAGACGGGAATAAATAGGCGTTTTAGATAGTTCTATTAAGTTTTCTTTTAGAAGAAGCTTTTTTTCTTGAGCTCTTACATTTGTAAATAGAACTAATAGAAATAAAACTTTCAAATAATTTAAATTCTTCATTAGATGTATGTTATTTTTTATTATTACTCGTTACTTCATTTATCCATTTATAAACTTCATTCAAAGCAATAGGTGCTATTGTTTGTTCTAACTCTTTGTATTCATCTATATTACCCGTTTTACACTCTTGAAAAAGATGGTTTAGGTTTTCTAATTCTATAATTTTATATTTTTTGTTTCCACCTTTAATTAAAGCTTTACGTATGGCATTTTGATTTATAGTTGCATCAACCTGTTTATCCATACTTCCATTTAAAGATAACATGGGGATCTTTAATTTCTCAAATTCATTGGCTGGATTATAGTTAAAAAAATATTTATTCCATGGTTTTAATACTGTTTCGGTTTCATTATCAATAAATTTTGAAATATTATCATCTGAAGCTCCTAATGATTTTAATATTGGGGTTAAGTAGCTCTTATTGTGCTTTATTAATGCTGTTCTTTTTTTTGCAATATCTAAGTTTGATGATGCAATTTCAATTGCTATTCTTACATTTTTTTCAAAATCATTTTCATTTGGTACAGGAAATGGTCTTAGAATTTTGGATTGCATAACTGCGACTTCACTTCCAGGAATTGCTGTAGCCGCTAACGTAACTATAAAGGATATATTTGAAGATTGATTTGCAACTAATGGAGCAATAATCCCTCCTTCACTATGTCCTATTAAGCCTATATGTTTTACGTTAATATCGTTTCTTGATTTTAAATAGCTAACAGCACTTACTACGTCTTTTGCAAAATCGGCTGTTGTAGCTTTACTAAAATCTCCACTAGATTTTCTAAAACCACGGTCATCATAACGCAATACGGCAATACCATTACGCGTAAGATAATCTGAAATCACTAAAAATGGACGATGTGACTCTGCGCTACCATCTCTGTCGTGTCTTCCACTTCCGC is a genomic window of Flavobacterium jumunjinense containing:
- a CDS encoding amidohydrolase family protein, which codes for MNEAGINIICETESGIGITAPGYSIHQELLLYKQAGLSNYEVLKTATINPSKTNKELSQIGTIENGKLANFILNSKNPLEDLRVLKNPKWIMIKGLKINKNVLNELTKKAKDRNNLVVTAFSYLEYLLVEKV
- a CDS encoding alpha/beta hydrolase-fold protein gives rise to the protein MTKGSKIVLTIGLIIFFQQFVKAQGNENQQFLQKVGAIDSLYSNTLKETRKIYVQLPADYKPDENIKYPVVFVLDGEVFLPTVNDVQNYYSGGFTPEMVIIGISNNKNRMPDLTTSKVTEMYGSPFKQENGEAVNFSKFIETELIPFIEKKYPVTNFRTLIGHSYGGLFTIYTLIHHPELFSNYLAIDPSLDWDNQRLITEAKDKVSSANYKGKSLFMSLGGSGVPLNEIKKDTTDLTLFSRSNIAFSEILNKNKQNQLAFEWKFYQRDLHGTIPFPSIMDGLISVFEWYQTENIDKYNMPTTTAEEINKIVRYRQRKLETHFGYAVPPFPEFLINMQGYMSMDMDQMERAKMYFELTIEYYPNSANSYDSMADYYERNNDFKNALKFATKAYEINADDHYKQRIEEFKEKINKG
- a CDS encoding alpha/beta hydrolase family protein; this encodes MKNLNYLKVLFLLVLFTNVRAQEKKLLLKENLIELSKTPIYSRLTEVKDGQTEFKNQFKYLDSIEIYTITYLSDGLKINGLLVKPKKQGKYPCIIYNRGGNRDFGVLKIAHGAITLGQIAKEGYVVIASQYRGNGGSEGQEEFGGNDVNDITILPEVLKEIEVADTNKIGMYGWSRGGMMTYLAVTQSDKIKAAVVGGAIADNYASIEDRPEMETGVLAELITNYKENKAIELEKRSAIKWADKFPKKVPILMLHGTSDWRVKPEQSLKLALEFEKFRIPYKLIMFEGGDHGISEHKIEVDKQVLNWFDKYLKNDNPIPNMEYHGK
- a CDS encoding alpha/beta hydrolase family protein; its protein translation is MKSKITIIIIMLIATINAFSQSLEGVWHGITKKPDNKEILFVFLFEEHQNSITSKMAIPTFDVMDIKPKTTIFKNGKLTIDGSNIGIKYEGVWNENTSQIEGTYTEGSVELVLNLVKGNPKMAENKRPQEPTKPYPYYEEEVKFKNTDADITLSGTFTRPIQKGKYPVVILISGSGRHDRDGSAESHRPFLVISDYLTRNGIAVLRYDDRGFRKSSGDFSKATTADFAKDVVSAVSYLKSRNDINVKHIGLIGHSEGGIIAPLVANQSSNISFIVTLAATAIPGSEVAVMQSKILRPFPVPNENDFEKNVRIAIEIASSNLDIAKKRTALIKHNKSYLTPILKSLGASDDNISKFIDNETETVLKPWNKYFFNYNPANEFEKLKIPMLSLNGSMDKQVDATINQNAIRKALIKGGNKKYKIIELENLNHLFQECKTGNIDEYKELEQTIAPIALNEVYKWINEVTSNNKK